The proteins below are encoded in one region of Rhodoluna lacicola:
- the coxB gene encoding cytochrome c oxidase subunit II produces the protein MLKKRGLKWAVLPVAASLMLLLSGCSQQEFSRGFLPGVPGVTNHTDRITGLWTTSWIVLWGIGLIAWGLMFYAVIVYRRRKGETGLPPQLRYNNPIETMFTVVPLIITIGFFAFTARDMAAIQEPNANPDVTIQVIAKQWSWDFNYVDGNVYDSGIQSQFDGELGSEAALPTLYLPVNKSVKLDLSSRDVIHSFWVIDFLYKKDMFPGRTNHMYFTPQVEGTYKGKCAELCGEFHSMMLFNVKVVSQAEYDAHLAALAAAGNVGQLDNKYDRNQNLPGDNPEIRG, from the coding sequence GTGCTAAAAAAGCGTGGTCTCAAGTGGGCAGTTTTGCCCGTGGCAGCATCTTTGATGTTGCTACTAAGTGGTTGTTCTCAACAGGAATTTAGCCGTGGCTTCTTGCCTGGCGTGCCTGGCGTGACCAATCACACCGATCGAATCACTGGACTCTGGACCACCTCCTGGATTGTCCTTTGGGGCATTGGCCTGATTGCCTGGGGGCTCATGTTTTACGCGGTAATCGTCTACCGTCGCCGCAAGGGCGAGACCGGGTTGCCGCCTCAGCTGCGCTACAACAACCCGATTGAAACGATGTTTACCGTCGTTCCGCTGATTATCACCATTGGATTCTTTGCCTTCACAGCTCGCGACATGGCCGCTATTCAAGAGCCAAATGCAAACCCAGACGTGACCATTCAGGTCATCGCCAAGCAGTGGAGCTGGGACTTCAACTACGTTGACGGCAACGTATACGACTCTGGAATCCAGTCACAGTTTGACGGCGAGTTGGGCTCCGAGGCAGCCTTGCCGACCCTTTACCTACCTGTAAACAAGTCGGTGAAATTGGATCTTTCATCCCGCGACGTTATCCACTCATTCTGGGTAATTGACTTCCTTTACAAGAAGGACATGTTTCCGGGTCGCACCAACCACATGTATTTCACACCGCAGGTGGAGGGGACTTACAAGGGTAAGTGTGCCGAACTTTGTGGTGAATTCCACTCAATGATGTTGTTCAACGTCAAGGTAGTTTCGCAGGCTGAATACGATGCACATCTAGCAGCTCTCGCTGCGGCGGGCAACGTGGGTCAGCTTGACAACAAGTACGACCGAAACCAAAACCTTCCGGGTGACAACCCAGAAATCAGAGGATAA